The Penaeus chinensis breed Huanghai No. 1 chromosome 39, ASM1920278v2, whole genome shotgun sequence genome has a segment encoding these proteins:
- the LOC125046825 gene encoding U-scoloptoxin(05)-Er1a-like, translated as MWRETGRFSSSSLSLAALVSFFVIVLFLPQSSGLQCVTCTSLKDSGCFEGRGKNQTCKEGENYCVSYIGYLKRGQAQVLFRTCSETNMSHFCDVHFEKLSNDRVERLTACYRTCDTDFCNTHRMEYLSNAPSATAYGLPPLATVSVAAILTLLTKGIIGT; from the exons atgtGGCGGGAAACTGGAAGGTTTAGTTCCAGCAGTCTCTCCTTGGCGGCGCTAGTGTCGTTCTTCGTTATTGTTTTATTCCTGCCACAGA GTTCCGGTCTCCAGTGCGTGACGTGTACGAGTCTGAAGGATTCCGGGTGCTTTGAAGGGAGAGGCAAGAACCAGACgtgcaaagagggagagaactaCTGCGTCTCTTACATAGGTTATCTGAAGAGAG GGCAGGCTCAGGTGCTCTTCCGAACCTGCTCCGAAACCAACATGTCCCATTTCTGCGACGTCCACTTTGAGAAGCTGAGCAACGACCGCGTGGAACGACTCACAGCCTGCTACAGGACGTGCGACACGGATTTCTGCAATACCCACAGGATGGAATACCTCAGCAATGCCCCTTCTGCCACAGCCTACGGACTACCTCCTCTCGCAACCGTATCTGTGGCGGCCATCTTGACTCTGCTCACCAAAGGCATTATTGGAACCTGA